A genomic window from Scophthalmus maximus strain ysfricsl-2021 chromosome 17, ASM2237912v1, whole genome shotgun sequence includes:
- the LOC124849455 gene encoding uncharacterized protein LOC124849455 isoform X2, translating into MASSETPPPSIRQGARIVPPDSDSTVEEVLLAVGQQVGHDQLLFASRMNRAVVVFLRDEPHVHQLVESGVFIRDIFVQVSPLSAPSTRITVSGVPPFIPNELLENELRRFGKLASGFRTLSLGCKDPKLRHVQSLRRQAFMFLDSPTQTLEVSFRVKHGDGHYVVYASSGSVKCFECGDVGHKRYACPHRQAASGSASASGSASGSASGSADAARSAAHAGAAAGDAAPAAGDAAGPESALPSGPGGLEVVEVEQTLAERQQASAAAGNLSISQCAGPSQEQAAVRTEADREHGVTPSEEQGGPTSQAPAQGDDMEYDSGSDTTSVGETPVKSTDLYSLEEINNFLDETFKKSVKVSDHFSDIDKFIRSVSILKRVVGFDLLDEKKRFRLKKHITALRKVSIVRPVRKTRK; encoded by the exons ATGGCGTCCTCCGAGACGCCACCTCCGTCGATCCGGCAGGGAGCGAGGATCGTCCCGCCGGACAGTGACAGCACCGTGGAGGAAGTCCTCCTGGCGGTCGGACAGCAGGTCGGACACGACCAGCTGCTCTTCGCGTCTCGGATGAACAGGGCCGTGGTGGTGTTCCTCAGGGACGAGCCGCATGTCCATCAGCTGGTCGAGAGCGGAGTGTTCATCCGGGACATCTTCGTGCAGGTGTCCCCGCTGTCAGCTCCCTCCACGCGGATCACCGTGTCCGGGGTTCCTCCGTTCATCCccaacgagctgctggagaacgaGCTGCGGAGGTTCGGCAAGTTGGCCAGCGGCTTCAGGACGCTGAGCCTGGGATGTAAGGATCCCAAACTGAGGCACGTCCAGTCCCTGAGGCGACAGGCCTTCATGTTCCTGGACTCGCCCACGCAAACTCTGGAGGTGTCGTTTAGAGTCAAGCACGGTGACGGGCACTACGTGGTGTATGCAAGCTCGGGAAGTGTGAAATGCTTCGAGTGTGGAGACGTGGGACACAAACGCTATGCGTGCCCTCACAGACAGGCGGCGTCCGGCTCCGCGTCCGCGTCCGgctccgcgtctggttccgcgtctggtt CCGCCGATGCGGCGCGCAGCGCCGCTCACGCCGGGGCAGCGGCGGGTGATGCGGCGCCAGCGGCCGGTGACGCGGCCGGTCCCGAGTCCGCCTTGCCCAGTGGGCCTGGTGGGctcgaggtggtggaggtggaacagACTCTGGCCGAGAGGCAGCAGGCGTCTGCGGCTGCAGGAAACCTGAGCATCTCTCAGTGTGCAGGACCATCACAAGAACAGGCAGCAGTCAGGactgaagcagacagagagcacggTGTGACCCCCAGTGAAGAACAGGGGGGACCCACTAGTCAGGCACCAGCTCAGGGAGATGACATGGAGTATGACTCGGGGTCAGACACAACATCCGTTGGTGAAACTCCCGTCAAGAGTACTGATCTCTACTCACTAGAGGAAATTAACAACTTTCTAGATGAGACTTTCaagaaatcagtgaaagtgaGCGATCACTTCAGTGACATTGATAAATTCATCAGATCTGTTAGTATACTAAAAAGGGTGGTCGGGTTTGATctgttggatgaaaagaaacgcTTCCGACTTAAAAAGCACATCACAGCTTTGAGGAAGGTGTCGATAGTTCGACCTGTAAGAAAGACCAGGAAATAG
- the LOC124849455 gene encoding uncharacterized protein LOC124849455 isoform X1 has protein sequence MASSETPPPSIRQGARIVPPDSDSTVEEVLLAVGQQVGHDQLLFASRMNRAVVVFLRDEPHVHQLVESGVFIRDIFVQVSPLSAPSTRITVSGVPPFIPNELLENELRRFGKLASGFRTLSLGCKDPKLRHVQSLRRQAFMFLDSPTQTLEVSFRVKHGDGHYVVYASSGSVKCFECGDVGHKRYACPHRQAASGSASASGSASGSASGSASGSASGSASGSADAARGAAHAGAAAGDAAGDAAGSESASGSASASGPADAARSAAHAGAAAGDAAPAAGDAAGPESALPSGPGGLEVVEVEQTLAERQQASAAAGNLSISQCAGPSQEQAAVRTEADREHGVTPSEEQGGPTSQAPAQGDDMEYDSGSDTTSVGETPVKSTDLYSLEEINNFLDETFKKSVKVSDHFSDIDKFIRSVSILKRVVGFDLLDEKKRFRLKKHITALRKVSIVRPVRKTRK, from the exons ATGGCGTCCTCCGAGACGCCACCTCCGTCGATCCGGCAGGGAGCGAGGATCGTCCCGCCGGACAGTGACAGCACCGTGGAGGAAGTCCTCCTGGCGGTCGGACAGCAGGTCGGACACGACCAGCTGCTCTTCGCGTCTCGGATGAACAGGGCCGTG GTGGTGTTCCTCAGGGACGAGCCGCATGTCCATCAGCTGGTCGAGAGCGGAGTGTTCATCCGGGACATCTTCGTGCAGGTGTCCCCGCTGTCAGCTCCCTCCACGCGGATCACCGTGTCCGGGGTTCCTCCGTTCATCCccaacgagctgctggagaacgaGCTGCGGAGGTTCGGTAAGTTGGCCAGCGGCTTCAGGACGCTGAGCCTGGGATGTAAGGATCCCAAACTGAGGCACGTCCAGTCCCTGAGGCGACAGGCCTTCATGTTCCTGGACTCGCCCACGCAAACTCTGGAGGTGTCGTTTAGAGTCAAGCACGGTGACGGGCACTACGTGGTGTATGCAAGCTCGGGAAGTGTGAAATGCTTCGAGTGTGGAGACGTGGGACACAAACGCTATGCGTGCCCTCACAGACAGGCGGCGTCCGGCTCCGCGTCCGCGTCCGgctccgcgtctggttccgcgtctggttccgcgtccggctccgcgtccggttccgcgtctggttccgccgATGCGGCGCGTGGCGCCGCTCACGCCGGGGCAGCGGCCGGTGACGCGGCCGGTGACGCGGCCGGTTCCGAGTCtgcgtctggttccgcgtccGCGTCTGGTCCCGCCGATGCGGCGCGCAGCGCCGCTCACGCCGGGGCAGCGGCGGGTGATGCGGCGCCAGCGGCCGGTGACGCGGCCGGTCCCGAGTCCGCCTTGCCCAGTGGGCCTGGTGGGctcgaggtggtggaggtggaacagACTCTGGCCGAGAGGCAGCAGGCGTCTGCGGCTGCAGGAAACCTGAGCATCTCTCAGTGTGCAGGACCATCACAAGAACAGGCAGCAGTCAGGactgaagcagacagagagcacggTGTGACCCCCAGTGAAGAACAGGGGGGACCCACTAGTCAGGCACCAGCTCAGGGAGATGACATGGAGTATGACTCGGGGTCAGACACAACATCCGTTGGTGAAACTCCCGTCAAGAGTACTGATCTCTACTCACTAGAGGAAATTAACAACTTTCTAGATGAGACTTTCaagaaatcagtgaaagtgaGCGATCACTTCAGTGACATTGATAAATTCATCAGATCTGTTAGTATACTAAAAAGGGTGGTCGGGTTTGATctgttggatgaaaagaaacgcTTCCGACTTAAAAAGCACATCACAGCTTTGAGGAAGGTGTCGATAGTTCGACCTGTAAGAAAGACCAGGAAATAG
- the LOC118289138 gene encoding zinc finger protein 853-like — translation MTKLQLLNAFLTERLAAVVRDILDVVGDTVTEYREETARTRRENESLRRQLRDVLLLETETEWLRSSRSGLDFAAAPEQQSSDPELEPDSTLNQHRLPPPASAAQLTDEQVASVLSLSVQDGSPPREMFLPRDEKPAEVWETVPKPAHQQEVIKKASPLPCPSSPDPPSAWGAENYAEVPPLREERHVPAAIKPEPEEHKVTKPEGHTDSLTSTPSAHITRDVSTVRTPDAEQTVAVRADRHEAQRSVTSSQEQPTVTADDVTVAGFTAELVHRCPRCGEAFARAGSLHLHLEQKRKAYACDWCCKSFAQSADLRRHLRTHTGERPHRCTFCSKSFSQRGNLRRHLRIHTGERPYSCPYCCRTFSDGDTMKKHKRTHSGEKPYRCVQCARTFSTAGSLQIHLKKDMCYVANA, via the exons ATGAccaagctgcagctgctgaacgCCTTCCTGACGGAGCGGCTGGCCGCGGTGGTGCGGGACATCCTGGACGTGGTGGGGGACACGGTCACCGAGTACCGGGAGGAGACGGCCAGGACCAGGCGGGAGAACGAGAGCCTGCGGCGGCAGCTGCGGGAcgtcctgctgctggagacCGAGACCGAGTGGCTGC GCTCCTCCAGGTCCGGTCTGGATTTCGCAGCAGCTCCCGAGCAACAGTCCAGTGACCCGGAGTTGGAGCCGGACTCCACCCTGAACCAGCACCGACTGCCGCCGCCAGCGAGCGCGGCCCAGCTGACAGACGAGCAGGTGGCGTCTGTGCTGTCACTGTCGGTCCAGGATGGGTCTCCCCCCAGAGAGATGTTCCTCCCCAGGGATGAGAAGCCCGCCGAGGTCTGGGAGACGGTACCGAAGCCCGCCCATCAGCAGGAGGTGATTAAAAAGGCTTCGCCTCTTCCTTGTCCCTCCTCCCCGGATCCTCCCTCCGCCTGGGGCGCCGAAAACTACGCTGAGGTTCCGCCGCTCCGAGAGGAGCGTCACGTTCCTGCTGCGATCAAACCTGAGCCTGAGGAACACAAAGTGACCAAACCCGAAGGTCACACAGACTCTCTAACGTCGACGCCAAGCGCTCACATCACGCGGGACGTGTCGACTGTCCGAACCCCAGACGCAGAGCAGACAGTTGCGGTGCGCGCCGATCGACACGAAGCTCAGCGCAGCGTCACGTCGTCTCAGGAGCAGCCGACGGTTACAGCCGACGATGTCACAGTGGCCGGTTTTACCGCCGAGCTCGTCCACCGCTGCCCGCGCTGCGGCGAGGCGTTCGCCCGGGCCggcagcctccacctccacctggagCAGAAACGAAAGGCCTACGCCTGCGACTGGTGCTGCAAGTCATTTGCTCAGTCGGCGGACCTGCGGCGCCACCTGCGCACGCACACGGGTGAGAGGCCACACCGCTGCACCTTCTGCTCCAAGAGCTTCAGCCAGCGGGGGAACCTGAGGCGACACCTGCGGATCCACACAGGCGAGCGGCCGTACAGCTGCCCGTACTGCTGCCGGACCTTCAGCGACGGCGACACCATGAAGAAGCACAAGCGCACGCATTCGGGAGAGAAACCGTACCGCTGCGTCCAGTGCGCCAGAACCTTCAGCACTGCCGGCAGCCTGCAGATACACTTAAAGAAGGACATGTGCTACGTGGCCAACGCCTGA
- the LOC118289177 gene encoding trafficking regulator of GLUT4 1 — MTTSPRAAQTTSSSMEETQQPEQPISTQPDDTVVTAQPAGAEHGAASSTTDAPEEGPAMAHLTVISEDTETSNGISPVMVDSLPTAASVSPKLYAKPGGHANGRPGLGSRSGSLAAGSPRPSLTRQPSALTEAAVDGSKPRDYLFLSILSCFCPLWPITIVALTFSVMSRNSLQQGNIDGARRLGRNAMILSVVSILGGIGIIAAAIALNWGLILKS; from the exons ATGACCACCAGTCCCAGGGCCGCCCAGACGACGTCCAGCAGCATGGAGGAGACGCAGCAGCCCGAGCAGCCAATCAGCACGCAGCCAGACGACACCGTCGTCACAGCTCAGCCGGCCGGAGCCGAACACGGAGCCGCCTCCTCGACAACAGACGCACCTGAGGAGGGACCAGCCATGGCTCACCTGACGGTGATCAGCGAGGACACGGAGACCA GTAACGGTATCAGTCCAGTGATGGTCGACTCCTTGCCCACAGCGGCCTCTGTGTCGCCCAAGCTGTACGCTAAGCCAGGCGGACACGCCAATGGCCGTCCAGGTTTGGGCAGCCGGTCCGGCTCGTTAGCGGCGGGCTCCCCCAGGCCCTCGCTCACCCGCCAGCCCAGTGCCCTCACAGAGGCCGCTGTGGACGGATCCAAGCCGAGGGACTACCtgttcctctccatcctgtcctGCTTCTGCCCGCTGTGGCCCATCACCATCGTGGCCCTCACCTTCTCCGTGATG TCCCGGAACAGTCTGCAGCAGGGCAACATCGACGGGGCTCGACGTCTGGGTCGCAACGCCATGATTCTGTCCGTCGTGTCCATCTTGGGCGGGATCGGCATCATCGCTGCAGCTATCGCCCTCAACTGGGGTC tCATATTAAAATCCTGA